A segment of the Aureliella helgolandensis genome:
GTCGTCGAAGAACTCGGCGGCGGCACGCAACGCTTGGATCGCATCGGTTTGATGGCCCAGGGCCTTGGGGAAGTCTTGGCTAGCGAGAGAGACTTCGGCAGTAGCAAAGGCCTCCTGGGCTCTCTGGATTAGCGGTAGGGCTTGACGAATGCTGTCCAGCAGCGATTGGGCGTCGAGGTCGGCTGCTGCGTCAGATGCAGTAGCTTCGTCAGACTCATTCGGCGTTTCCGCTGGCACTGCGGCTTCTAGCATGGCATGCAATTCTTGGACGCGTTGCGTGGTCGCTACTTGCAGTTCTGTTAAGTATTCGTCGGTTAGCCACGTAAGGGCTGGCCCAGCTGCCGCCGTTTCTGGGGCAACAGTTGGTGCATCGGAAAGCGGTACCTGCGAATCCTCGGTCGCCAAATTTTCGAATAGCTCGGGGGTTGTCTGAGACGCCATTTGCTGCGTCAGTGTTGCCAACTCGAGAGAGTCGGCCGTCAGCACGCCAAGTATCTCGATCGGATTGCGCAATTGATCTCTAGCGCGACGGGCGTCCGTCAAGGCGGCAGACCAACGCAAAAAAGTGCGGTCGGCCTGAAGCCGGCGGGTAAAACTACGTGCGCGATTCATCCAGCTCAGGCTACTATCGACATAGCGCAAGGCGGCGGTGAGCTGTGCCATGCGGAGCCGTTTTTCAGCATCCTGCGGATCTTCAGACGCTGCAGAAGACGCGGTGTTCGGGGCTGCGGCCTTCGCATTGGCCAGTGCGTCCTGGGCTGCATCGATTTCTCGGCGGGCGTTTTCAGCGAGCCTTTCCATGTTGGAAATGGTTTGCCGTTGGCTGACGCCCAGCTTGCGAAACCGATCGCGGAGGCCTTCAACGGCCGAAGGTTGCGACGCGATTTGTTGAACGATTTCTTGCAGCACTAATTGATGCTCTCGCTGCGACGCGATAATTTGTTCTAGTTGTTGCGTGAAGTCCGTCGGGCTCTTCTGCGCGAGAGAATCGGTCAGCTCAAGGATGCGACGTGAGATGATCTCCAAATTGTGCCGAGCCGAATTGGCCTTGGGACGAATGCGGACGGCTTCCTGAAAACGACTGGCGGCCAATTGCAAGTGTTTGAGGGCTTGTTCGGGCTCTTCTTGCAATAGTGCATCCGCTCGATTGACCTCAACCCATCCCAAATTGTAGATGCTGCGATACCGCAATTCTCCATCGATGCCCGCGTCGTTACGGGCTTGGCCGAGCAGTTTAGCGGCGTTTTCAGGATCGCTGGCGAGCGAGCTTAGGGCGTCATTGTAAAGCTGCCGAGGCTGGACTGCGGTGGAAGTGGTTGAATCCAGTACGCGAGCCTCTGCGCCGTCCTGCCCGAGGAGCGGCAGGGAGGGGAGGCCTAGCAGGAGGACGATTGCACCACCCTGGCGCGCGGCGCGTGAGAGTCCCGGCGACTTCGGGGCGCGAGGGGGATTCGCTGTCGATCGTGGGGTGGTGGAGAGGTGGATGGTGGTCAGGAAGGAGGTGATCCAGCACAGGAAACCGAACAGGACGCACCACTGATAGGCTTCGTTGCGAATCGTCCGCCGTTCGGAATCGGTGCGTCCCTTCAAAAGTGTGGCGATATGCGCTTGGTAGATGGAATCGAGGTCTAGGGCTCCCGTGCCAGCGGGGATGTAAGCCCCTTCGGTTTCCAAGGCAATATCACGCAAGGTGTCGCCATCCAGACGACTGGTAACCGGTTGCCCGTGGACATCGGTGACGAAGGTTCGTACGCCCGTGGTTGGGTCGGTAATTTCGATTTTGCTGCCCGCCTCATCTCCAAAACCGATGCTCACTACTCGAACGCCCTTCTCTTTGGCTGCTTGAGCGGCATCGAGCGGAAAGGAATCGTGGTCTTCTCCGTCGGTGATCAACAGGATTAGACGATTGACATCCCCGGCATCACTAAAGCCATCCACGGCTTTTCGCAGTGCTTCGCCAATTTTTGTGCCACCCAAGCCGACCGAAGCTGGGCCGGTCTCGGCCAGAATAAGGCGGAGAAATCCAAAATCGGTGGTCAGGGGACACTGGACCGCAGCCTTGCCAGCGAAGGCAATTAAGCCGACTTGTTGCCCTGCATCCATGATTCCCAAGAGTGATTCAATTTCCGTTTTGGCCCGCTCTAGGCGATTGGGGACGACGTCCTCGGCTAACATTGATTTGCTAACGTCTAAGCAGATCATGATTTGCGAATCTACGCGCGTGGTGGCTTGCATCGTCATCCCCCATTGCGGACGCATCATTGCAAATACAAAGCACAGGAGCGCGAGGCAGAACAGGCCAATGCCGAGCAGACGCCGCGACAATGCTGGTTTTTGCACGAGTCGCAACTGCATGCGTGGGGACATAAATCGCTGCAGGATGGAATGGCCACGCAACTCAAGTCCGATGAGTAGGATGGCAAGGAAAGCAATGCCCCAGATCGCATGCAGCCACTCCAGGTTGGCAAATCGAAAGTGGTTCATGGTAACCTCCTAAACAACGTGCTGCCAACGACCGTCCCCAACGTGAGCAGTCCTATGGCGGCGGCGACGATCATTGGGAAGTGTTCGGTGTAGCGGAGATAGCGAATCTCACTCACTTCGGTGCGTTCCAAGCTATCGATTGCTTGATAGATTTCGGCCAAGGCATCGCGGTTTTCCGCCCGATAGTACTTGCCGCCGGTCAGCTCGGCGATCTCAGTCAACGTTTCCTCATCGATCTCAACGCGTTGGGGATACAGTTGGATGCGCCCGAGCATATCCGTGCCTGGCATCGGCGCCACGCCCGAGGAGCCCGTTCCGATGCAATAGACCTTGATATCGAACTCGGCCGCCAATTCAGCAGATTTCAAGGGTGGGAAAACCCCGGAGTTGTTGACTCCGTCGGTCAAGAGGATCACGATTTTGGATTGAGCCTCGCTGCGCCGCAATCGTTCCACGGCTAGTCCCAGTCCGTCTCCAACTGCGGTTCCATCCTCCGACTGTCGATCGACGATATGCAAGTCGTGCACGATGCTGGCAAGGTTGCTGTGGTCCAAGGTGAGTGGACAAATACTGTCGGCGTATCCGGCAAAGGTCACCAAGCCGATCAAGTCATTGGGACGACCTTCGCTGGCGACGCGCTCCCCGCCAAAGACAAAGTCGATGAACACATCTTTGACCACATCTAAGCGATTGATCGAACGGTCCTCCTCCACTAAATCTCGCGCATTCATCGACGAGGAGAGGTCGACAGCCATCATGATGGCAATACCATCTCGCGAAACCCTTGATTCATGTTCTGGCGTACGGGGCCGGGCAAGAGCCAGGACCAAGGCGACGGTTCCCAAGGCCATCAGCACCGCAGGTAACTTCGAGAAACGCTGCCGCAGAGACAACGGAGTCTGCGCAAAGAGGGTCAAAGACGAGTAGCTCATCGTTGACTTGGGACGTGTCGCCAGCCAGTACACCAAAATTGCCAATGGCAGCAGGGCCAAGAACCATGGATCCTTCAATTCCCAGTCAAGCATGTGCCACCTCCCGAATCTGAGGATTTAGTGGCGTCGATTCACTGGTCTCCTCTATAAACTGAAGTGCAAGTTGAATCGAATGCTGGACATCGGCTGGCGTCGCCCGAACGCCAGCAAATTTGACCACATCGGCCTGCTGCAAAAATTCGCTTAGAAGCGACTGGTGTGCTTTGGACAGCGAGCTTTCCGCAGCAGACAACTGCAGGAACTCATCGGTCGTCAACTCGGGAGCGCGGAGTTCGAAGCGATCTTCAAGATAGCGACGTACCACGCCAGATATCTCGACAAAGAATTGCTCAACAGAAAATTGCGGTTGATCTGACTGTTGATCCGAGATCAGCTGTTGCAACTTGGTTCGCGCGATCTCGTAGGCCGTCAGTCGCTTGACGCGCCGGCGTCGCTTGGAAAACCACAGGACCAACCCGCCTCCAGCCAGCAGGAGCGCCAAACCAGCGAGAGCGTAGAGCCACAGGGAGGCGGAGCTCGTCTCGGTTTGCAGTTCCAGGGCGCCCAAGGGTGGTTCTAGTTCGCTACTGGCGGAACTGGGAAGCACCGATTGGACCGTGAAGTCGATGCGTTCGGTCAAGACTTCATACGCATCAAAATCCTCGGGGGTGGGTTGTTGCCCAGGACGATTGTCCACGAACTCAACCAGAATCGAAGGGATGGATTGAGGGCCGGAAGCAATCGGTTGCAGCGTATAGCGCTGGGTGGCCAGCGTCTTACCATCGGCGGTGATCTTCTGTCGTGGTACGAAATCCAAGATGGTGTAGCGGTCGAGCGCCTCGCTGAACTCCGGCATGAGCAATTCGACAGCTTCTTCCGCAGCGACTTCGATCTCAAAGACGATTTCGTCTCCGATCGTTGGCTCTGCGGGGGTCAACCTAGCTGTGACGGTGACGGGGCCCACGGTCGTCGTGTTCTCGATATCTGCCGCTCGGGAGAGCGAGCAACACGCCAACGCCAGCCCAAGGGCACTTAATAGCGCTGTTGCGAACGGAAAGCGAAGAAGGTTCGGTCGTGGCATCCTATCGCCTTCTCCTTTCACGCATCTTAAAAAACTTAGCCAGTGGATCTACGATCGACTGGGATGCGTCGATGTGAATGAAATCGATCTTGGCCGAGCGAAATTCACTTTGCAGAGTAGCCACACGTGTTTCTGCCTGCCGCTTCAAATTGACTCGGAAGTTGGCCGAACCGGTATCGATCTCTCGCGTCTGCCCCGTTTCGGGATCGACGATTGTCAGCAAGCCGACGTTGGGCATCTCCAGTTCTCGAGGATCGGTAATCAGCACTGCAATCACATCATGTTTGCGGGCGGCCATGCGCAGCGATCGTAGGTAATCGTCATCAAAAAAATCGCTGACCACGAAGCACACCGCTTTTCGCTTGGTGACCGACATTAGGAATTCGACGGCGCCAGCGATGTTGGTCGATTGCCGTGCGCTGGCGGAACCTCCTGCTGCAGCATTCCAACCACGACGCGCACCAAACGGGAGCCAACGTAGGAGCCGTTTCCCGTGCGATGGTCTCCGCAAGCTGCGCGCGGTTGAGCGGTCTGCGTCGCGACCAGCCACCGAACTGGCTTGGGACTCATGCGCAAGGACTTCACGGACAACGCGGAGGGAGTGCTTCTGGCCCTTTCGAGCCGGAATGTATTGTTCGATCCCGCCGTGGAACAGCGTCAACCCGACCTTGTCGTCGTTGAACGTCGCCGAGAAGGCGAGGAGGGCACAAAGCTCGGCCGTGGCCTCGCGTTTAGACTTGCTGCCCGAGCCGAATTCTTGGGATGCGGAGACGTCGGCCATGAGCATGAGGGTCAATTGCCGCTCTTCAACATAGCGTTTGACGTAGGGTTCCCCCATCCGCGCAGTAACATTCCAATCGATGGTTCGAATCTCGTCTCCGGGGACGTAGGGCCGAACCTCATCAAACTCGATGCCGCGACCTTTGAAGACAGAGGAATACTGTCCCGCCAGGACATCGGCAACTTGCCGTCCGGTTCGAACTTGGATTTCACGAACCCGTTTTAGAACTTCTCGCGCTAACATCGCTACGGCACTGGGACATTATCGAGGATCTGGCGGATGATGTCATCGTTGGACTTTCCTTCCGCCTCTGCTTCGTAGGTCAAGATGATGCGATGCCGCAAAATCTCCGGTGCAACACTCTTAACGTCATGGGGAGTCACGTAGCTACGGCCCTGCAGGAAGGCATGTGCCTTGGAGGCTTTCATGAGGCTGATGGAGGCTCTCGGGCTGGCTCCGGTCTCTATCATTCCGTCCAGATCGGTAATCCCGTATTCCTGGGGTTGCCGCGTTGCTCGGGCGACGTCGACTAAATAGTCACGCACCTTCTCGTCAATCCAGATTTGGTTCACCGTGTTCCGAGCATTGAGAATATCTTGCGGTGTTGCTACGCGTCGGATTTCAGGAATGGCTTGCCCGCTGGCCATGCGATCAACGACTTTTCGCTCCTCTTCTTTCGAGGGATATCCCACGATGACCTTCAGCA
Coding sequences within it:
- a CDS encoding DUF58 domain-containing protein, coding for MLAREVLKRVREIQVRTGRQVADVLAGQYSSVFKGRGIEFDEVRPYVPGDEIRTIDWNVTARMGEPYVKRYVEERQLTLMLMADVSASQEFGSGSKSKREATAELCALLAFSATFNDDKVGLTLFHGGIEQYIPARKGQKHSLRVVREVLAHESQASSVAGRDADRSTARSLRRPSHGKRLLRWLPFGARRGWNAAAGGSASARQSTNIAGAVEFLMSVTKRKAVCFVVSDFFDDDYLRSLRMAARKHDVIAVLITDPRELEMPNVGLLTIVDPETGQTREIDTGSANFRVNLKRQAETRVATLQSEFRSAKIDFIHIDASQSIVDPLAKFFKMRERRRR
- a CDS encoding vWA domain-containing protein, which encodes MLDWELKDPWFLALLPLAILVYWLATRPKSTMSYSSLTLFAQTPLSLRQRFSKLPAVLMALGTVALVLALARPRTPEHESRVSRDGIAIMMAVDLSSSMNARDLVEEDRSINRLDVVKDVFIDFVFGGERVASEGRPNDLIGLVTFAGYADSICPLTLDHSNLASIVHDLHIVDRQSEDGTAVGDGLGLAVERLRRSEAQSKIVILLTDGVNNSGVFPPLKSAELAAEFDIKVYCIGTGSSGVAPMPGTDMLGRIQLYPQRVEIDEETLTEIAELTGGKYYRAENRDALAEIYQAIDSLERTEVSEIRYLRYTEHFPMIVAAAIGLLTLGTVVGSTLFRRLP
- a CDS encoding LPXTG cell wall anchor domain-containing protein, which codes for MPRPNLLRFPFATALLSALGLALACCSLSRAADIENTTTVGPVTVTARLTPAEPTIGDEIVFEIEVAAEEAVELLMPEFSEALDRYTILDFVPRQKITADGKTLATQRYTLQPIASGPQSIPSILVEFVDNRPGQQPTPEDFDAYEVLTERIDFTVQSVLPSSASSELEPPLGALELQTETSSASLWLYALAGLALLLAGGGLVLWFSKRRRRVKRLTAYEIARTKLQQLISDQQSDQPQFSVEQFFVEISGVVRRYLEDRFELRAPELTTDEFLQLSAAESSLSKAHQSLLSEFLQQADVVKFAGVRATPADVQHSIQLALQFIEETSESTPLNPQIREVAHA
- a CDS encoding VWA domain-containing protein — its product is MNHFRFANLEWLHAIWGIAFLAILLIGLELRGHSILQRFMSPRMQLRLVQKPALSRRLLGIGLFCLALLCFVFAMMRPQWGMTMQATTRVDSQIMICLDVSKSMLAEDVVPNRLERAKTEIESLLGIMDAGQQVGLIAFAGKAAVQCPLTTDFGFLRLILAETGPASVGLGGTKIGEALRKAVDGFSDAGDVNRLILLITDGEDHDSFPLDAAQAAKEKGVRVVSIGFGDEAGSKIEITDPTTGVRTFVTDVHGQPVTSRLDGDTLRDIALETEGAYIPAGTGALDLDSIYQAHIATLLKGRTDSERRTIRNEAYQWCVLFGFLCWITSFLTTIHLSTTPRSTANPPRAPKSPGLSRAARQGGAIVLLLGLPSLPLLGQDGAEARVLDSTTSTAVQPRQLYNDALSSLASDPENAAKLLGQARNDAGIDGELRYRSIYNLGWVEVNRADALLQEEPEQALKHLQLAASRFQEAVRIRPKANSARHNLEIISRRILELTDSLAQKSPTDFTQQLEQIIASQREHQLVLQEIVQQIASQPSAVEGLRDRFRKLGVSQRQTISNMERLAENARREIDAAQDALANAKAAAPNTASSAASEDPQDAEKRLRMAQLTAALRYVDSSLSWMNRARSFTRRLQADRTFLRWSAALTDARRARDQLRNPIEILGVLTADSLELATLTQQMASQTTPELFENLATEDSQVPLSDAPTVAPETAAAGPALTWLTDEYLTELQVATTQRVQELHAMLEAAVPAETPNESDEATASDAAADLDAQSLLDSIRQALPLIQRAQEAFATAEVSLASQDFPKALGHQTDAIQALRAAAEFFDDYRRLIETMYADERIVQLGLKTGGSMPGEERRPLQESLLEIQQTNLERSHRLAKLFAKEILKLDAAESDASASSPAGSPSTPPAAPGDEAAPPDLTAQRERFETAQALLKALEADMDQLALQLARTDLFEAGPPSVAETPDTSAPSPAEPAAPELPDQETTESDSPKPEPSDTDAPERTATDGEATEPTPEVETTAKPEPTMVEQESAESVAPENQAEASVSSALDTQFADSAVSKLEDLRRLFFTIIEHLKDTTQRQAQLKEATEDLLVQSPRMQDTAQRAPLQNRQRILEQISSQIAEELEREGQAASEAGQSVPLPSAASGSSTPAPSEADQQSAEALVEAAKLVAAGSHAMQLAANALVPQSLVPQSQPLPKDSTSAAAAPQSESELSEPDLESQSESELPESETRQTPDAPSNTDTTLEESRQDASAEPPAVASPQIQEQQIQEQQIQEQQIQEQQVLEQQAIALEKLLAALELLNQAQQSEPPPQPEENQSGEDENQEQQKPQPDGDAQQQQNMNSSQMLQAIREREAQRRVEKQRHNTVRSGGVDKDW